One Tubulanus polymorphus chromosome 5, tnTubPoly1.2, whole genome shotgun sequence DNA segment encodes these proteins:
- the LOC141905814 gene encoding putative ATP-dependent RNA helicase DDX10 — MSKQPSRMVKRPGNKQGGRPNRRGKHRFVDKPKKRNLMDDEINSLKEKIISLNGSNTDLKHFDDFPLSKKTKEGLTAAGYVEPTDIQRESLGLILQSHDVLGAAKTGSGKTLAFLIPALEILYREKWSALDGLGILIISPTRELAYQTYDVLRKIGKLHDFSAGLVIGGKHLREEVASINKTNIVICTPGRLLQHMDETVNFIADNLQLLVLDEADRILDLGFADTMNAIIANLPQSRQTVLFSATQTKSVKDLARLSLNDPMYISVHEHSQHSTPTQLQQSYIVCELHEKINLLWSFIKNHLKTKMLVFLQSCKQVRFVYDSFKKLRPGVPVLALHGGMHQLKRVATYDQFCRKQHAVLFATDIAARGLDFPAVSWVFQYDCPEDANTYIHRAGRTARYEKNGEALLLLTPSEESAMIEQLNNKKIPIEKIRINPKKLWSIRPKLESLLAADRTLKESGQRAFVSYLRSVFLMKDKDVFDVNKIDTAKFSSSLGLAIPPRIRFLQKHQNQIEMQKKLMVDAEKKNDQEIEEESSDDDVDDEDDEDDNENDKDEVLNGLNFNVDGEDDDLFTVQKIDNSTVEDRSEEDEGFDIENEKKQKKLPSKYQIAKKIQKKKLVVNTKVTFDEEGQRVKDLLKEKEDDDNELDDYSGGLDIFRAKARMQEEDKLDKQIFRDKVKQKHREERIKKKEKMRAKNKKTDGDDDEDEDEPVVVLGSNENDNNDDVDKIDSNDEESDASDGERPSKRARHDKSEDELDSRSDEDLNDQESENDQSSDEEVYSGNKSSSDDNEIMDTGLSIDGDEEMALSLLKQI; from the exons ATGTCTAAACAGCCATCTAGGATGGTAAAACGTCCTGGTAATAAGCAGGGTGGCAGACCCAATCGTCGCGGTAAACATCGTTTTGTCGACAAGCCGAAAAAGAGAAATCTGATGGATGATGAAATTAACAGTTTGAAGGAGAAAATCATATCATTG AATGGGTCGAATACTGATTTGAAGcatttcgatgattttccACTTTCGAAAAAGACCAAGGAAG GACTAACAGCTGCTGGCTACGTCGAGCCTACTGATATTCAGAGAGAGTCTCTCGGTCTCATTCTTCAAAGCCATGATGTTTTAGGAGCAGCGAAAACTGGATCGGGGAAAACATTAGCATTTTTAATCCCA GCCTTAGAGATATTATACCGTGAAAAATGGTCAGCACTAGATGGACTGggtattttgattatttcaccGACTAGAGAATTGGCATATCAGACATATGACGTCTTGAGAAAAATTGGCAAATTACATGATTTTTCTGCTGGACTAGTCATTGGTGGAAAG cATTTGAGAGAAGAAGTCGCTTCTATAAACAAGACGAATATCGTGATTTGTACCCCCGGTCGACTGCTACAACATATGGACGAAACTGTTAATTTCATAGCTGATAACTTGCAATTGTTAG TGTTGGATGAGGCTGATAGAATACTCGATCTTGGTTTTGCGGACACGATGAATGCCATTATTGCTAATCTACCTCAAAGTAGACAGACTGTCCTATTTTCTGCGACACAAACCAA aTCCGTAAAGGACCTGGCTCGCCTGAGTTTGAATGACCCGATGTATATATCAGTGCACGAACATTCACAACACAGTACTCCCACTCAGTTACAACAG AGCTATATTGTATGTGAGTtgcatgaaaaaataaatcttctCTGGTCTTTCATCAAAAACCACTTGAAAACGAAGATGCTTGTGTTTTTACAGAGTTGTAAACAG GTGCGTTTCGTTTACGACTCCTTCAAAAAACTGCGCCCTGGTGTCCCTGTACTCGCACTGCACGGTGGAATGCATCAATTGAAACGTGTTGCAACGTACGATCAGTTCTGTCGGAAACAACACGCTGTACTATTCGCAACTGATATTGCTGCGCGGGGATTAG ATTTTCCTGCAGTAAGTTGGGTGTTTCAGTACGATTGTCCGGAAGATGCTAATACATATATTCACAGAGCTGGACGAACGGCACG gtatgaaaaaaatggagAGGCGCTTTTACTATTGACTCCAAGCGAAGAATCAGCAATGATAGAACAActgaataataaaaagattcccaTCGAGAAAATTAG AATAAATCCAAAGAAATTGTGGAGTATACGTCCTAAGTTGGAGAGTTTGTTAGCAGCTGATCGTACGCTGAAAGAATCAGGTCAGCGG GCATTTGTCTCATACCTAAGATCTGTGTTTTTGATGAAAGACAAAGATGTGTTTGATGTCAACAAAATTGACACGGCAAAGTTTTCAAG TTCCCTAGGCCTTGCGATACCGCCCAGGATACGATTTCTCCAAAAACACcaaaatcaaatagaaatgCAGAAAAAACTAATGGTTGATGCTGAGAAAAAGAATGATCAAGAAATTGAAGAAGAGAGTAGTGATGATGACgttgatgatgaagatgacgaagatgataatgaaaa tgaCAAAGATGAAGTTCTGAATGGTTTGAATTTCAATGTGGACGGAGAAGATGATGATTTGTTTACAGTCCAAAAAATTGATAACTCGACCGTTGAGGACAGATCAGAAGAAGACGAAGGCTTTGATATTGAG AATGAGAAAAAGCAAAAGAAGTTACCTTCAAAATACCAGATTGCcaaaaaaatacagaaaaagaAGCTGGTGGTGAATACGAAAGTAACTTTCGACGAAGAAGGCCAG CGCGTGAAAGATCTATTGAAAGAAAAGGAAGACGATGACAATGAACTGGATGATTACAGCGGCGGTCTCGATATATTCCGAGCGAAAGCACGCATGCAAGAAGAGGATAAACTCGACAAACAAATATTCCGTGACAAAGTCAAGCAAAAGCACAGAGAGgaacgaattaaaaagaaggAGAAGATGAGAGCAAAAAATAAGAAGAcggatggtgatgatgatgaagatgag GATGAACCAGTAGtagttttaggatctaatgaaaatgataacaaTGATGACGTTGATAAAATCGATAGTAATGATGAGGAAAGTGATGCCAGTGATGGTGAAAG GCCAAGTAAACGAGCTAGACATGATAAAAGTGAGGATGAACTTGATAGTCGAAGTGATGAAGACTTGAATGACCAGGAAAGTGAGAATGACCAATCGAGTGATGAGGAAGTGTATTCAGGTAATAAAAGTTCAAgcgatgataatgaaattatgGACACTGGGTTATCAATAGACGGTGATGAAGAAATGGCGTTAAGTTTACTaaaacaaatctaa